The proteins below are encoded in one region of Streptomyces marianii:
- a CDS encoding MBL fold metallo-hydrolase, producing MTARIDHLVTSGTFSLDGGTWEVDNNVWIVGDDEEAIVVDAAHDADAILAALGGRTLRAVVCTHAHNDHIDAAPALAEATGAPVLLHPDDLPLWKQTHPGRAPDGELADGQTLTVAGTALTVLHTPGHAPGAICLHAPELATVLTGDTLFQGGPGATGRSFSDFPTIIDSVRDRLLTLPPETLVRPGHGETTTIGVEAPHLQEWIDRGH from the coding sequence GTGACCGCCCGCATCGACCACCTGGTCACCTCCGGCACCTTCTCCCTCGACGGCGGCACCTGGGAGGTCGACAACAACGTCTGGATCGTCGGCGACGACGAGGAGGCGATCGTCGTCGACGCGGCCCACGACGCCGACGCGATCCTCGCCGCCCTCGGCGGCCGGACGCTGCGCGCCGTCGTCTGCACCCACGCGCACAACGACCACATCGACGCGGCTCCGGCGCTCGCCGAGGCCACCGGCGCGCCGGTCCTGCTGCACCCGGACGACCTTCCCCTGTGGAAGCAGACCCATCCCGGCCGGGCTCCCGACGGCGAACTCGCCGACGGGCAGACCCTGACCGTCGCCGGCACCGCACTGACCGTCCTGCACACCCCCGGCCACGCGCCCGGCGCGATCTGCCTCCACGCTCCCGAACTGGCCACCGTCCTCACCGGCGACACCCTGTTCCAGGGCGGCCCGGGAGCGACGGGCCGGTCGTTCTCCGACTTCCCGACGATCATCGACTCGGTCCGGGACCGGCTCCTCACGCTTCCACCGGAGACACTGGTCCGCCCCGGCCACGGAGAGACGACCACGATCGGCGTCGAGGCGCCGCACCTTCAGGAGTGGATCGACCGCGGCCACTGA
- a CDS encoding pseudouridine synthase, producing MGRGRRAAPAAPLPQRDGIDPVRLRLPEDPDGAWPTVRDHLVHRFAGAVGAGRVDAMLRDGRFVGTDGPVATDEPYTAGRYVWFHRDFAPETPVPFEIGIAHRDERMVIADKPHFLATTPRGSHVTETALARLRRDLGLPGLQPAHRLDRLTAGLVLFVVRPGDRGAYQTLFRDRRVRKEYEAVAPYDPAVALPVTVRSRIEKERGVPAAREVPGEPDSESRIELLERRGGLGRYRLLPATGRTHQLRVHMSGLGLPILNDPLYPAALPAEAPEDFSRPLQLLARTLEFTDPITGEPRRFTSRRRLAQWPRSIHS from the coding sequence GTGGGACGCGGACGGCGGGCGGCTCCGGCGGCCCCGCTGCCGCAGCGGGACGGGATCGACCCGGTGCGGCTGCGGCTTCCCGAGGACCCGGACGGCGCCTGGCCCACGGTGCGGGACCATCTCGTCCACCGGTTCGCCGGGGCGGTCGGCGCCGGGCGGGTGGACGCGATGCTGCGGGACGGACGCTTCGTCGGCACGGACGGTCCCGTCGCCACGGACGAGCCGTACACCGCCGGGCGGTACGTGTGGTTCCACCGCGACTTCGCGCCCGAGACGCCGGTGCCGTTCGAGATCGGGATCGCCCACCGCGACGAACGGATGGTGATCGCCGACAAGCCGCACTTCCTGGCGACGACACCGCGTGGCAGCCACGTCACGGAGACCGCGCTGGCTCGGCTGCGGCGCGATCTGGGGCTGCCCGGGCTCCAGCCTGCGCACCGGCTGGACCGGCTCACCGCGGGGCTCGTGCTGTTCGTCGTGCGGCCCGGTGACCGCGGCGCCTACCAGACGCTCTTCCGCGACCGCCGGGTGCGCAAGGAGTACGAGGCGGTGGCTCCGTACGACCCGGCGGTGGCACTGCCCGTGACCGTACGGAGCCGCATCGAGAAGGAACGCGGGGTGCCCGCGGCGCGGGAGGTGCCGGGCGAGCCCGACAGCGAGAGCCGGATCGAGCTGCTGGAGCGGAGGGGCGGGCTGGGCCGGTACCGGCTGCTGCCGGCCACCGGCCGCACCCATCAGCTGCGGGTGCACATGAGCGGTCTGGGGCTGCCGATCCTGAACGACCCGCTGTATCCCGCGGCGCTCCCGGCCGAGGCGCCGGAGGACTTCTCGCGTCCGCTGCAACTGCTCGCACGGACACTGGAGTTCACCGACCCCATCACCGGGGAGCCGCGCCGGTTCACCAGCCGCCGGCGGCTCGCTCAGTGGCCGCGGTCGATCCACTCCTGA
- a CDS encoding M20/M25/M40 family metallo-hydrolase, whose translation MSETDTARKVSGEDEVVDLCRDLIRIDTSNYGDHSGPGERAAAEYVAEKLAEVGLEPRIIESHPGRASTVARIEGEDPSRPALLIHGHTDVVPASADDWTHHPFSGEIADGCVWGRGAVDMKDMDAMTLAVVRDRLRSGRRPPRDVVLAFLADEEAGGTYGARHLVDRHPDLFEGVTEAIGEVGGFSFTVNENLRLYLVETAQKGMHWMRLTVEGTAGHGSMTNHDNAITELCEAVGRLGRHTWPVRVTKTVRSFLDELSDALGTPLDPEDMEATLAKLGGIAKMIGATLRNSAAPTMLGAGYKVNVIPGQATAHVDGRFLPGYEEEFLADLDRLLGPRVRREDVHADKALETSFDGDLVDAMQSALRAEDPIARAVPYMLSGGTDAKSFDDLGIRCFGFAPLKLPPELDFAGMFHGVDERVPVDGLKFGVRVLDRFLDES comes from the coding sequence GTGAGCGAGACGGACACCGCCCGGAAGGTCTCCGGCGAGGACGAGGTCGTCGACCTCTGTCGCGATCTGATCCGGATCGACACCAGCAACTACGGCGACCACTCGGGCCCGGGCGAGCGGGCGGCCGCCGAGTACGTGGCGGAGAAGCTCGCCGAGGTCGGTCTGGAACCCAGGATCATCGAGTCGCACCCGGGCAGGGCCTCCACAGTGGCTCGGATCGAGGGCGAGGACCCCTCCCGCCCGGCACTGCTCATCCACGGCCACACCGACGTCGTTCCGGCCAGCGCCGACGACTGGACCCACCACCCCTTCTCCGGGGAGATCGCCGACGGCTGCGTCTGGGGCCGGGGTGCGGTGGACATGAAGGACATGGACGCGATGACCCTCGCCGTCGTGCGCGACCGGCTGCGCAGCGGCCGCCGGCCTCCGCGCGACGTGGTGCTGGCGTTCCTCGCGGACGAGGAGGCGGGCGGTACGTACGGCGCCCGGCACCTCGTCGACCGCCACCCCGATCTCTTCGAGGGGGTCACCGAGGCGATCGGCGAGGTCGGCGGCTTCTCCTTCACCGTCAACGAGAACCTGCGGCTCTACCTCGTCGAGACGGCCCAGAAGGGCATGCACTGGATGCGGCTCACGGTCGAGGGCACCGCCGGGCACGGCTCCATGACGAACCACGACAACGCCATCACCGAGCTCTGCGAGGCCGTCGGCCGGCTCGGCCGCCACACCTGGCCGGTGCGGGTGACCAAGACCGTGCGGTCCTTCCTGGACGAACTGTCGGACGCGCTCGGCACCCCGCTCGACCCGGAGGACATGGAGGCGACCCTCGCCAAGCTCGGCGGCATCGCCAAGATGATCGGGGCCACGCTCCGCAACTCCGCCGCGCCCACCATGCTGGGCGCCGGCTACAAGGTGAACGTCATCCCGGGGCAGGCGACCGCTCACGTGGACGGACGCTTCCTGCCCGGCTACGAGGAGGAGTTCCTCGCCGACCTCGACCGGCTCCTCGGCCCCCGGGTCCGCCGCGAGGACGTCCACGCCGACAAGGCGCTGGAGACGAGCTTCGACGGCGACCTCGTGGACGCCATGCAGTCGGCGCTGCGCGCCGAGGACCCGATCGCCCGGGCCGTGCCGTACATGCTCTCCGGCGGCACCGACGCCAAGTCCTTCGACGACCTCGGCATCCGCTGCTTCGGTTTCGCGCCGCTGAAGCTGCCGCCGGAGCTGGACTTCGCCGGGATGTTCCACGGGGTGGACGAGCGCGTGCCGGTGGACGGCCTGAAGTTCGGCGTACGGGTGCTGGACCGCTTCCTCGACGAGAGCTGA
- the chpH gene encoding chaplin ChpH has product MIKKVVAAAAATGGLVLAGAGMAVADSGAQGAAVNSPGVLSGNVVQAPVHVPVNVCGNTISVIGLLNPAFGNVCVND; this is encoded by the coding sequence ATGATCAAGAAGGTCGTCGCCGCTGCGGCTGCCACTGGTGGTCTGGTTCTCGCGGGTGCGGGCATGGCCGTCGCCGACTCGGGTGCCCAGGGTGCCGCCGTGAACTCCCCCGGCGTGCTTTCGGGCAACGTCGTGCAGGCGCCCGTCCACGTGCCGGTGAACGTCTGTGGCAACACGATCTCCGTGATCGGTCTGCTGAACCCGGCCTTCGGCAACGTCTGCGTCAACGACTGA
- a CDS encoding chaplin, protein MRQVTRKGLITVAAAGGVLVLGSGYAHAHGGAGAHGGASDSPGVLSGNTVQVPVHVPVNVCGNTVNIIGALNPAFGNGCANTSADGGEGGAHAEGVSSNSPGVGSGNVVQAPVHVPVNACGNSVTIGGLGNGALGNDCGNADGGNPGEPGEPGEPNEPNEPNEPGEPGEPGEPGEPGEPGEPGEPGEPNEPGEPGEPNEPGTPVQPGVPGTPVEPTTPNTPGANTVTPPEATEELARTGAGSLGLGASSAAGLLLGGALLYRKARASV, encoded by the coding sequence ATGCGACAGGTCACGCGCAAGGGCCTGATCACCGTGGCGGCCGCGGGCGGCGTGCTCGTCCTCGGCAGCGGCTACGCACACGCGCACGGCGGCGCGGGGGCCCACGGCGGCGCCTCCGACTCCCCGGGCGTGCTCTCCGGGAACACGGTCCAGGTGCCGGTCCACGTCCCGGTCAACGTCTGCGGCAACACCGTCAACATCATCGGCGCGCTGAACCCCGCGTTCGGCAACGGCTGCGCCAACACCTCGGCGGACGGCGGCGAGGGCGGCGCCCACGCCGAGGGCGTCTCGTCGAACTCTCCCGGCGTCGGCTCCGGCAACGTCGTGCAGGCGCCCGTCCATGTGCCCGTGAACGCCTGCGGCAACAGCGTGACGATCGGCGGGCTCGGCAACGGCGCGCTCGGCAACGACTGCGGCAACGCCGACGGCGGGAACCCCGGTGAGCCCGGTGAGCCGGGGGAGCCGAACGAGCCGAACGAGCCGAACGAGCCCGGTGAGCCCGGTGAGCCCGGTGAGCCCGGTGAGCCCGGTGAGCCGGGGGAGCCGGGGGAGCCGGGGGAGCCGAACGAGCCCGGTGAGCCGGGGGAGCCGAACGAGCCCGGGACGCCCGTCCAGCCCGGCGTGCCGGGTACGCCGGTCGAGCCCACCACGCCGAACACGCCGGGGGCCAACACCGTCACACCGCCCGAGGCCACCGAGGAGCTCGCCCGGACCGGCGCCGGCTCGCTCGGCCTGGGGGCATCCTCGGCCGCCGGCCTGCTGCTCGGCGGAGCGCTCCTCTACCGCAAGGCCCGTGCCTCCGTGTGA
- a CDS encoding DUF5703 family protein: MPEYEFVDVYVPRGVSRKEATRLLTDHAEYGHWELDRLTLLRDGSRRVRLRRRIIRQVRATW, encoded by the coding sequence ATGCCGGAATACGAATTTGTCGACGTGTACGTGCCTCGCGGGGTCTCCCGCAAGGAGGCCACCCGTCTGCTGACCGACCATGCCGAATACGGACACTGGGAGTTGGACAGGCTGACTCTCCTCCGTGACGGCAGCCGCCGCGTACGGCTCCGCCGTCGCATCATCCGTCAGGTGCGCGCCACTTGGTGA
- a CDS encoding helix-hairpin-helix domain-containing protein: protein MTALPGASPGTPAEDPASEGSAPADSGPGTPVTAERRSAGTEPDQVPGAAPAGGAEPRAADGGGVAEDPSAEDPSEAASAVDGEAAGDAGVSEAQAELAAQRELRSRIEKRKAEKAGPVAAGGKLSGTAADLLAAVRAVESGAKPSGTFFDASAAPRRPAPTSVAGPGRPRVPAPEPARQQADPGTVAAVLEVLVSGGAPEGLAARVAGVLGEQAADALREDPWRLLAVPGVQPEQADGFARALLGAECRPDDGRRAAALVGWLLERAALRGHTALDSAAVRTALAGHSVPDPDEALQHAIAEGVVLVFQDGADAVEPEEAEGPEGPDEHGAPEAGEDSGPQATVPVLLGLDRYALAEESLADGLARLVKTAQPASWEEAAGAAGSPSASELVRAAAGHGMVAHTGGGAARAEPAALVEAARALGLRAVAVAHSENGRRGLGAGAVTVEGLLSGAEGPGREEDGTLAVDLLAVLDAPQLDVETAAVLVESLPDGCRLVLSGDPGVLWSAGAGRVFADVLAARVCPVVASRTPDPGPLGELVSGIGVGELNRVEAPGKEVVIVPVRDAGEAVHRTVQLVADSVPRAIGVPSADTQVITVGHGGSAGTRALNAALKERFNPGPGRFGGFDPADRVAYTPAPGRTLTGTVVSADAEGLRVDCEGRAVLVPKDLVESTLRHGWALTAHQAAGMRWPAVVVVLPGDAAQGLSRPWVYTAFSRGERHLSVVHGVEQALARAVAEIPSEDRTTRLRPLLESLLAPGAEAAGA, encoded by the coding sequence GTGACTGCGCTTCCCGGGGCGAGCCCCGGCACCCCCGCCGAGGATCCCGCGTCCGAGGGCTCCGCGCCCGCGGACTCCGGTCCGGGCACGCCCGTCACCGCGGAACGGCGAAGTGCCGGGACGGAGCCGGACCAGGTGCCCGGTGCCGCACCGGCCGGCGGAGCGGAGCCGCGGGCAGCGGACGGCGGAGGAGTCGCGGAGGATCCCTCCGCCGAGGATCCCTCAGAGGCCGCGAGCGCGGTCGACGGCGAGGCCGCCGGGGACGCCGGGGTGTCCGAGGCCCAGGCGGAGCTGGCCGCGCAGCGGGAGCTGCGGTCACGGATCGAGAAGCGCAAGGCCGAGAAGGCCGGGCCGGTCGCGGCCGGCGGGAAGCTGAGCGGCACCGCGGCCGATCTGCTGGCGGCGGTGCGGGCCGTGGAGAGCGGCGCCAAGCCGTCGGGCACGTTCTTCGACGCCTCCGCCGCGCCGAGGAGGCCGGCTCCGACGTCGGTGGCCGGGCCCGGGCGGCCGAGGGTGCCGGCGCCCGAGCCCGCACGGCAGCAGGCCGATCCGGGCACGGTGGCGGCCGTTCTGGAGGTCCTGGTGTCGGGCGGTGCGCCGGAGGGCCTGGCCGCCCGGGTCGCCGGAGTGCTCGGTGAGCAGGCGGCCGACGCGCTCCGGGAGGATCCCTGGCGGCTGCTGGCGGTGCCCGGGGTGCAGCCGGAGCAGGCGGACGGTTTCGCCCGGGCCCTGCTGGGCGCGGAGTGCCGGCCGGACGACGGCCGGCGGGCCGCGGCACTGGTCGGCTGGCTGCTGGAGCGTGCCGCGCTCCGGGGGCACACGGCTCTGGACTCCGCGGCGGTGCGTACGGCGCTCGCCGGACACTCGGTGCCGGACCCGGACGAGGCGTTGCAGCACGCCATCGCCGAGGGGGTCGTGCTGGTCTTCCAGGACGGCGCCGACGCCGTGGAACCGGAGGAGGCCGAGGGTCCCGAAGGGCCTGATGAGCACGGGGCGCCGGAGGCCGGGGAGGACTCCGGGCCGCAGGCCACGGTCCCGGTCCTGCTGGGCCTGGACCGGTACGCCCTGGCGGAGGAGAGCCTCGCCGACGGTCTGGCCCGGCTGGTCAAGACCGCGCAGCCGGCGTCCTGGGAGGAGGCCGCCGGGGCCGCGGGGTCACCGTCGGCCTCGGAGCTGGTCCGCGCCGCCGCCGGGCACGGCATGGTCGCGCACACGGGCGGTGGGGCGGCCCGCGCCGAGCCGGCCGCCCTTGTGGAGGCCGCCCGCGCCCTCGGCCTGCGGGCGGTCGCCGTCGCGCACAGCGAGAACGGCCGGCGCGGGCTGGGTGCCGGCGCGGTCACGGTGGAGGGGCTGCTCTCCGGCGCCGAGGGCCCCGGCCGGGAGGAGGACGGGACGCTGGCCGTGGATCTGCTCGCGGTCCTCGACGCGCCGCAGCTCGACGTCGAGACCGCGGCCGTGCTGGTGGAGTCCCTGCCGGACGGTTGCCGGCTGGTGCTGAGCGGGGACCCGGGTGTGCTGTGGTCGGCCGGCGCGGGTCGGGTGTTCGCCGATGTGCTGGCCGCCCGGGTGTGCCCGGTCGTCGCCTCCCGCACGCCCGATCCCGGGCCACTGGGCGAGTTGGTCTCCGGGATCGGCGTCGGCGAACTCAACCGGGTCGAGGCCCCCGGCAAGGAGGTCGTGATCGTTCCGGTGCGGGACGCGGGCGAGGCCGTGCACCGTACGGTCCAGTTGGTCGCCGACTCTGTCCCGAGGGCGATCGGGGTGCCGTCGGCCGACACCCAGGTCATCACGGTCGGCCATGGAGGCTCCGCGGGCACGAGGGCGCTCAACGCCGCCCTCAAGGAGCGGTTCAACCCCGGTCCCGGCCGATTCGGCGGCTTCGACCCTGCCGACCGTGTCGCCTACACCCCGGCTCCCGGGCGGACCCTGACCGGCACGGTGGTCTCGGCCGACGCGGAAGGGCTGCGCGTCGACTGCGAGGGCAGGGCCGTCCTCGTCCCGAAGGACCTGGTGGAGTCGACGCTCCGGCACGGCTGGGCGCTCACGGCACACCAGGCGGCCGGGATGCGCTGGCCCGCGGTCGTCGTGGTGCTGCCGGGGGACGCGGCACAGGGCCTCAGCCGCCCCTGGGTCTACACGGCGTTCAGTCGCGGGGAGCGCCATCTGTCCGTGGTCCACGGAGTGGAGCAGGCTCTGGCGCGCGCGGTGGCCGAGATCCCGTCCGAGGACCGGACGACCCGGCTGCGCCCGCTTCTGGAAAGCCTGCTCGCGCCGGGCGCCGAGGCCGCCGGCGCCTGA
- a CDS encoding aldo/keto reductase, whose amino-acid sequence MEQRQLGRTGLRVSRIGLGTLTWGRDTGEHDAADQLKAFWDAGGTLVDTADVYGGGEAEYLLGRLVERLVPRRDLVIATKAGSVLDPMRRFDGSRGHLLTALDASLERLGTDHVDLWQLHGFDPHTPLEETLQALDIAVSSGRARYAGVSGFCGWQLAKAAAWQLAVPGTRTRLAGTQMEYSLLQRGVEREVLPAARDLGVGLLPASPLGRGVLTGKYRLATPADSRGASEQLAAFVEPYLDESATRIVDAVATAADGLATTPLEVALAWVRDRPGVVAPIVGARNAQQLTQALSVEGLSLPDEICRALDDVSAPVHRYPDQDWSTL is encoded by the coding sequence ATGGAGCAGAGGCAACTCGGCCGTACCGGCCTGCGCGTGTCCCGGATCGGGCTCGGCACCCTCACCTGGGGGCGGGACACCGGCGAGCACGACGCTGCCGACCAGTTGAAGGCCTTCTGGGACGCGGGCGGCACGCTGGTCGACACGGCGGACGTGTACGGCGGCGGCGAGGCGGAGTACCTGCTCGGCCGGCTGGTGGAACGACTGGTTCCGCGGCGCGATCTGGTCATCGCCACGAAGGCCGGCAGCGTGCTCGACCCCATGCGGCGGTTCGACGGCTCGCGCGGTCATCTGCTGACGGCCCTGGACGCCTCGCTGGAGCGGCTGGGCACCGACCACGTGGACCTGTGGCAGCTCCACGGCTTCGACCCGCACACACCGCTGGAGGAGACGCTCCAGGCGCTCGACATCGCGGTGAGCAGCGGCCGCGCGCGCTACGCGGGGGTGTCGGGCTTCTGCGGCTGGCAGCTCGCGAAGGCCGCCGCGTGGCAGCTCGCCGTGCCGGGCACACGGACCCGTCTCGCCGGCACGCAGATGGAGTACTCGCTGCTGCAGCGCGGCGTCGAGCGGGAGGTACTGCCCGCGGCGCGGGACCTCGGCGTGGGGCTGCTGCCGGCGTCCCCGCTGGGCCGCGGTGTGCTCACGGGCAAGTACCGGCTTGCGACGCCCGCGGACTCGCGCGGGGCGTCGGAGCAGCTGGCCGCCTTCGTGGAGCCGTACCTGGACGAGTCGGCGACGCGCATCGTGGACGCGGTCGCCACGGCCGCGGACGGGCTGGCGACGACCCCGCTCGAAGTGGCGCTCGCCTGGGTCCGCGACCGGCCGGGCGTAGTGGCGCCGATCGTCGGCGCCCGCAACGCGCAGCAGCTCACGCAGGCGTTGTCAGTGGAGGGTCTTAGTCTTCCTGACGAGATCTGCCGGGCGCTGGACGACGTGTCGGCGCCCGTGCACCGCTATCCCGATCAGGACTGGAGCACGCTGTGA
- a CDS encoding LLM class F420-dependent oxidoreductase — MRLGINLGYWGAGMDGDNLAVAQEADRLGYDVCWAAEAYGSDAPTVLSWVAAQTESIDVGSAILQIPARQPAMTAMTAATLDSLSGGRFRLGLGVSGPQVSEGWYGVRFDKPLARTREYVEIVRKAMTRERLTYEGEHWTLPLPGGPGKPIKLTVHPERERIPLYIAAIGPKNLEQTGEIADGALLIFPSAEHLEDTAIRYIRAGREKAGKTMDGFDVCPTVPLAVGDDVRALADMFRPYTALYVGGMGSRKQNFYNQLAQRMGYEKEAAEIQDKYLAGDKAGAAAAVPHELIDSTALLGTVDRIADRMRSYAAAGVTTLTLAPAGFTLDERLTALRAGTEALERAGLA; from the coding sequence ATGCGGCTGGGCATCAACCTCGGCTACTGGGGCGCGGGCATGGACGGCGACAACCTCGCCGTCGCCCAGGAGGCGGACCGTCTCGGCTACGACGTCTGCTGGGCCGCCGAAGCGTACGGCTCCGACGCGCCGACGGTCCTCTCCTGGGTCGCCGCCCAGACCGAGAGCATCGACGTGGGCTCCGCGATCCTCCAGATCCCCGCCCGCCAGCCGGCGATGACGGCGATGACCGCCGCCACCCTGGACTCGCTCTCCGGCGGCAGGTTCCGCCTCGGCCTCGGCGTCTCGGGACCGCAGGTGTCGGAGGGCTGGTACGGCGTCAGGTTCGACAAGCCCCTCGCCCGCACCCGCGAGTACGTGGAGATCGTCCGCAAGGCGATGACCCGCGAGCGTCTGACGTACGAGGGCGAGCACTGGACGCTCCCGCTCCCCGGCGGTCCGGGCAAGCCCATCAAGCTGACCGTCCACCCCGAGCGCGAGCGCATCCCGCTGTACATCGCCGCCATCGGCCCCAAGAACCTGGAGCAGACCGGCGAGATCGCCGACGGTGCGCTGCTGATCTTCCCCTCCGCCGAGCACCTCGAGGACACCGCGATCCGGTACATCCGCGCGGGCCGCGAGAAGGCGGGTAAGACGATGGACGGCTTCGACGTCTGCCCCACGGTGCCGCTCGCGGTCGGCGACGACGTCCGGGCCCTCGCCGACATGTTCCGCCCGTACACCGCGCTGTACGTCGGCGGGATGGGCAGCCGCAAGCAGAACTTCTACAACCAGCTGGCCCAGCGCATGGGCTACGAGAAGGAAGCCGCGGAGATCCAGGACAAGTACCTCGCCGGGGACAAGGCCGGCGCGGCGGCGGCCGTGCCGCACGAGCTGATCGACTCCACCGCCCTGCTGGGCACCGTCGACCGGATCGCGGACCGCATGCGGTCCTACGCCGCCGCCGGCGTGACCACCCTGACCCTCGCCCCGGCCGGCTTCACCCTGGACGAGAGGCTGACCGCCCTGCGGGCCGGCACCGAGGCCCTGGAGCGCGCCGGACTCGCATAA
- a CDS encoding ferritin-like domain-containing protein, which yields MLSARSLFQEILENDDSYQLFCSIAASGEAQGGWENGRIAALVPDTMRALAPKITRHGADEDKHGRIFNALLRKRGLDPVGVPPETDYTMLLERQGIGLAHEKLRRDERLTERDIVVYLSHSRVTEQRAADQMDMLVRFFGDHPEVGRAVRQICNDEDNHLSYCHEELLRLARAGHGRAIQGTLRECALTEIAVYRDVSLAVMSHMGRILNWPRSKSAVLAGGIHALYAFERAGGWRRMVTLRMPERRDALGGPATTAPVV from the coding sequence ATGCTCTCGGCCCGAAGCCTTTTCCAGGAAATCCTCGAGAACGACGATTCCTACCAGCTCTTCTGTTCGATCGCGGCCAGCGGCGAGGCCCAGGGCGGCTGGGAGAACGGCCGTATCGCCGCGCTCGTGCCCGACACCATGCGGGCGCTCGCGCCGAAGATCACCCGGCACGGCGCGGACGAGGACAAGCACGGCCGGATCTTCAACGCCCTGCTGAGGAAGCGGGGTCTGGACCCGGTCGGAGTCCCGCCCGAGACCGACTACACGATGCTCCTGGAGCGGCAGGGGATCGGACTGGCGCACGAGAAGCTGCGCCGTGACGAACGGCTCACCGAGCGGGACATCGTCGTCTACCTCTCGCACAGCCGGGTCACGGAGCAGCGCGCCGCCGACCAGATGGACATGCTGGTGCGGTTCTTCGGCGACCACCCCGAGGTCGGCAGGGCCGTCAGGCAGATCTGCAACGACGAGGACAACCACCTCTCCTACTGCCACGAGGAACTGCTCCGCCTCGCCCGCGCCGGGCACGGACGCGCCATCCAGGGCACCCTGCGCGAGTGCGCCCTCACCGAGATCGCCGTCTACCGGGACGTCAGCCTCGCGGTCATGTCCCACATGGGGCGGATCCTCAACTGGCCCAGATCCAAGTCGGCGGTGCTCGCCGGTGGTATCCACGCCCTGTACGCCTTCGAACGCGCCGGTGGCTGGCGGCGCATGGTCACCCTCAGGATGCCCGAGCGCCGCGACGCCCTCGGCGGCCCCGCGACCACGGCCCCCGTCGTCTGA
- the corA gene encoding magnesium/cobalt transporter CorA, producing the protein MRAVIVDCAIYRDGRRAEGPEDLSDALALARTSRNTFLWIGLHEPNEEEFDRVSSEFGLHPLAVEDALKAHQRPKLEVYDDSLFVVLKPVVYEPESDTVSAGEVMVFVGDCFVVTVRHGEAAPLGAVRRRLEADPDVLRHGPTTVLYAVSDAVVDRYIEVAAELQVDLEELEAAVFAPAGDTRHTAAKIYGFKRQVLEFRRATGPLAAPMAKLAGASVPFVDEHSQPFFRDVNDHLTRANEQVDGLDRLLSDVLSAHLAQTGVRQNDDMRKISAWAAMAAVPTLVAGVYGMNFEHMPELTWKWGYPAAIALMVLVVYGLYRLFKRRGWL; encoded by the coding sequence ATGCGCGCCGTGATCGTGGACTGCGCCATCTACCGGGACGGCCGCCGGGCCGAGGGCCCGGAGGATCTCTCCGACGCGCTCGCACTGGCCCGTACGTCCAGGAACACGTTCCTGTGGATCGGGCTGCACGAGCCGAACGAGGAGGAGTTCGACCGCGTCAGCAGTGAGTTCGGGCTGCACCCGCTGGCCGTCGAGGACGCCCTCAAGGCCCATCAGCGGCCGAAGCTGGAGGTCTACGACGACTCGCTCTTCGTGGTCCTCAAACCCGTCGTGTACGAGCCGGAGTCGGACACTGTCAGCGCCGGCGAGGTGATGGTCTTCGTCGGCGACTGCTTCGTCGTGACGGTGCGGCACGGCGAGGCCGCGCCCCTCGGGGCGGTGCGACGGCGGCTGGAGGCCGACCCGGACGTCCTGCGCCACGGTCCGACGACCGTGCTGTACGCCGTCAGCGACGCCGTCGTGGACCGCTACATCGAGGTGGCCGCCGAGCTCCAGGTGGATCTGGAGGAGCTGGAGGCCGCCGTCTTCGCACCCGCCGGCGACACCCGGCACACGGCTGCCAAGATCTACGGCTTCAAGCGGCAGGTGCTCGAGTTCCGGCGGGCGACCGGGCCGCTGGCCGCACCGATGGCCAAGCTCGCCGGTGCGTCGGTGCCCTTCGTGGACGAGCATTCCCAGCCGTTCTTCCGCGACGTCAACGACCATCTGACGCGTGCCAACGAGCAGGTGGACGGACTGGACCGGCTGCTGTCCGACGTGCTGTCCGCCCACCTCGCACAGACGGGCGTGCGGCAGAACGACGACATGCGCAAGATCTCCGCCTGGGCCGCCATGGCGGCGGTACCGACGCTGGTCGCCGGCGTCTACGGCATGAACTTCGAGCACATGCCTGAGCTGACCTGGAAGTGGGGCTATCCGGCCGCGATCGCCCTGATGGTCCTCGTGGTGTACGGGCTGTACCGGCTGTTCAAGCGCCGCGGCTGGCTCTAG